One Yoonia sp. BS5-3 genomic window carries:
- a CDS encoding ABC transporter permease subunit, whose product MAQTQSGTAPAKSQFAQRSRATKIKDHLRNEWRLYAMLLPTIVWLIVFLYKPMYGLQIAFKDYSIFRGIANSPWIGLEHFENLLGFDWSALGTDDPFWTGGNEQFLRALRNTIYISLYSLLIGFPVPILLALMFNEVLNQSFKRTAQTIVYLPHFISSVIIAGIVITTFSPSVGIVNTVLGWFGADPIYFLTRPEWFRPIFIGTTIWQEAGFQSIVYLAAIAGVSPTLYESAVVDGASRWQMMWKITLPSILPTIIIMLIIRIGNMLEVSFEMIIVLYQPATYETADVVNTFIYRQGLQSGQYDFAAAAGLFNAVVAFVLVMSANAISKRFSRTSLW is encoded by the coding sequence ATGGCGCAGACCCAAAGCGGCACCGCGCCCGCAAAATCGCAGTTCGCGCAGCGTAGCCGCGCGACCAAGATCAAAGACCACCTGCGCAACGAATGGCGGCTCTACGCCATGTTGCTGCCGACCATCGTTTGGCTGATCGTATTCCTCTACAAGCCCATGTACGGGCTTCAGATCGCGTTCAAGGATTACAGCATCTTTCGCGGCATCGCGAACAGCCCGTGGATCGGGCTTGAGCATTTTGAAAATCTGCTTGGATTTGATTGGAGCGCATTGGGCACCGACGATCCATTCTGGACCGGCGGGAACGAACAGTTCCTCCGCGCCTTACGCAACACGATTTACATCAGTCTTTACAGCCTCTTAATCGGCTTTCCGGTGCCGATCCTGCTGGCACTGATGTTCAATGAAGTGCTGAACCAGTCCTTCAAAAGGACGGCACAGACCATCGTGTATCTGCCACACTTCATTTCATCTGTGATCATCGCCGGTATCGTCATCACAACCTTCTCGCCTTCGGTGGGGATCGTGAATACCGTCTTGGGCTGGTTCGGGGCTGACCCGATCTACTTCCTGACGCGGCCCGAATGGTTCCGCCCGATCTTTATCGGGACAACCATCTGGCAAGAGGCGGGCTTCCAATCCATCGTTTATCTTGCGGCGATCGCCGGTGTGTCCCCGACGCTTTATGAAAGCGCCGTGGTCGATGGTGCCAGCCGCTGGCAGATGATGTGGAAGATCACGCTGCCGTCTATCCTGCCGACGATCATCATCATGCTGATCATCCGGATCGGGAACATGCTGGAAGTGTCGTTTGAGATGATCATCGTGCTCTATCAGCCTGCCACCTATGAAACGGCCGATGTTGTGAACACCTTCATCTATCGGCAGGGCCTGCAAAGCGGACAATACGATTTCGCCGCAGCAGCCGGCCTGTTCAACGCCGTCGTCGCATTCGTCCTGGTGATGAGCGCAAACGCAATCAGCAAGCGCTTCTCGCGCACATCATTGTGGTAG
- a CDS encoding sugar ABC transporter permease, whose translation MRKLSITSAILATTAMTSPAFADGHLLIVDEPLELTIQMNHARYPTYNEDWPVEQAARKLTNIHLIDDTVGANMRTSENTGRTEALNLMLAAGAIPDIVGSSRLKDFVNQYGPEGAFYPLNDLIEEHAPNMKAYFDARPEIASAISAADGNMYYIPYLPDGKYGRAYFIRYDWLDALGLEVPETVEEVEEVLRAFKNDDPNGNGVADEVPYFARQWPELIRLVTLWDGRSSGSDTYHDFYVDDGEVKHPYAGEGYRDGIAGLARWYEEGLIDAEVFTRGSSAREYLLSENLGGMTHDWFASTAGYNTSLADRIDGFAFKAFAPPASVSGVRMEEHRRIPIKPDGWAIGISNEHPVETIKYFDFWFTEEGRRLANFGVEGEQYTMVDGAPQFTEEFLTNGEPVNNQLYAVGSQLQARGYFQDYEYEKQWSNEFALEGIALYDEGDYLIDQFLGVAFTADEQRVYDRTFPSIRDYMLERQQGWILGNGDVMEDWDAYIETLDNMGYQDLIAVMNSAYQRQYGG comes from the coding sequence ATGCGCAAACTATCCATAACGTCTGCAATCCTTGCGACGACAGCGATGACTTCACCGGCTTTCGCCGATGGTCACCTGCTGATCGTTGACGAGCCTCTGGAACTGACGATCCAGATGAACCACGCACGTTATCCAACATATAACGAAGACTGGCCGGTCGAGCAGGCAGCACGCAAGCTGACCAATATCCACCTGATCGACGATACCGTGGGTGCAAACATGCGCACGTCGGAAAACACAGGCCGGACCGAAGCGCTGAACCTGATGCTGGCCGCCGGTGCGATCCCAGATATCGTTGGCTCCAGCCGTCTGAAAGACTTCGTCAACCAGTACGGTCCAGAAGGTGCATTCTACCCGCTTAACGATCTGATCGAAGAGCACGCACCAAACATGAAGGCCTATTTCGACGCGCGTCCAGAGATCGCCAGCGCGATTTCAGCTGCCGACGGCAACATGTACTACATCCCATATCTGCCAGACGGTAAATATGGCCGGGCTTACTTTATCCGCTATGACTGGCTGGATGCGCTAGGTCTGGAAGTTCCTGAGACCGTCGAAGAAGTCGAAGAAGTGCTGCGCGCCTTCAAAAACGACGATCCAAACGGCAACGGTGTCGCTGACGAAGTGCCTTACTTTGCCCGTCAATGGCCAGAGCTGATCCGTTTGGTCACATTGTGGGACGGACGTTCGTCTGGTTCCGACACTTATCACGACTTCTACGTTGATGATGGTGAAGTAAAGCACCCCTATGCAGGCGAAGGCTATCGCGATGGGATTGCCGGACTGGCGCGGTGGTATGAAGAAGGTCTTATTGATGCAGAGGTCTTTACCCGCGGCTCATCTGCACGCGAATATCTGCTGTCTGAAAACCTTGGCGGTATGACCCATGACTGGTTCGCATCAACCGCTGGCTACAACACGTCTTTGGCTGATCGGATTGATGGGTTCGCTTTTAAGGCATTCGCCCCACCAGCATCCGTATCCGGCGTCCGCATGGAAGAGCATCGCCGCATTCCGATCAAACCTGACGGATGGGCAATCGGTATCTCGAACGAGCATCCCGTTGAAACCATCAAGTATTTCGACTTCTGGTTCACCGAAGAAGGCCGCCGCCTTGCAAACTTCGGTGTTGAAGGCGAGCAATATACAATGGTTGATGGCGCGCCGCAGTTCACCGAAGAATTCTTGACCAATGGTGAGCCTGTGAACAACCAGCTTTATGCTGTTGGATCGCAGCTTCAGGCCCGTGGCTACTTCCAAGACTACGAGTATGAAAAGCAATGGTCGAATGAGTTCGCCCTGGAAGGCATCGCGCTTTATGACGAAGGTGACTATCTGATCGACCAGTTCCTGGGCGTTGCATTTACAGCCGACGAACAGCGTGTTTATGACCGCACCTTCCCATCGATCCGTGACTACATGCTCGAACGCCAGCAAGGCTGGATCTTGGGCAATGGCGACGTGATGGAAGACTGGGACGCCTATATCGAGACTCTCGACAACATGGGCTACCAGGATCTGATCGCTGTCATGAATTCAGCCTATCAACGCCAATACGGTGGCTGA
- a CDS encoding carbohydrate ABC transporter permease, giving the protein MANMNLYSRGDKTFVIINMVLIGIFTLSTLYPFIYITAISLSSGFAATAGTVVLTPVETTVEAYRYILGDSKFWISYGNTFIYTIGGTLVSLAFLIPGAYALSRPQLFGRRFWNLMVAFTMWFNAGLIPFFLNMRDLGLLDSYFGIIIGFAVNGFNLILLRNFFEGVPDSFEEAARMDGANDFQVLWKVYVPLAKPAIATVALFCMVARWNGFFWAMVLLQDENKIPLQVYLRHTIATLSDDPEFTATQLNASYSFETVSAAIIVCSIIPVLIIYPFIQKYFEKGILLGGVKE; this is encoded by the coding sequence ATGGCAAATATGAACCTTTATTCGCGTGGCGACAAAACCTTCGTCATCATCAACATGGTGCTGATTGGGATTTTCACGCTCTCCACGCTATACCCGTTCATCTATATCACGGCGATCTCGCTCAGCTCGGGCTTTGCGGCAACGGCTGGTACAGTGGTGCTGACACCGGTTGAAACCACGGTTGAGGCTTACCGGTATATCCTTGGCGACTCAAAATTCTGGATCAGCTACGGGAACACCTTCATCTACACGATCGGCGGGACACTGGTATCGCTCGCCTTTTTGATCCCGGGTGCCTATGCCCTGTCGCGCCCGCAACTATTCGGGCGCCGGTTCTGGAACCTGATGGTGGCCTTCACCATGTGGTTCAACGCTGGCTTGATCCCATTCTTCCTGAACATGCGTGATCTTGGGCTGCTGGACAGCTATTTTGGGATCATCATTGGTTTTGCGGTTAACGGGTTTAACCTGATCCTGCTGCGCAACTTCTTTGAAGGTGTCCCGGATTCCTTTGAGGAAGCGGCCCGTATGGACGGGGCCAATGATTTCCAGGTTCTGTGGAAAGTGTATGTCCCACTGGCCAAGCCAGCCATCGCAACAGTTGCCCTGTTCTGTATGGTTGCCCGTTGGAACGGCTTCTTCTGGGCCATGGTTCTACTGCAAGACGAAAACAAGATCCCGCTTCAGGTCTATCTGCGTCACACAATCGCGACCCTGTCTGATGATCCTGAGTTCACAGCCACGCAGCTGAATGCCAGCTATTCGTTCGAAACAGTCTCTGCGGCGATTATTGTTTGCTCAATTATTCCGGTACTGATTATCTACCCATTCATCCAGAAGTACTTTGAAAAGGGTATCCTTCTGGGCGGAGTGAAAGAATAA